A genomic segment from Vanacampus margaritifer isolate UIUO_Vmar chromosome 3, RoL_Vmar_1.0, whole genome shotgun sequence encodes:
- the nsmfb gene encoding NMDA receptor synaptonuclear signaling and neuronal migration factor isoform X2, which produces MVRAFSPGRVHFSMGTAASKRKNLRSDAISSVAAKVRAARAFGEYSSNTNSENRNREDHLLSDTFPGHSCESPDISHLHNNNLPPQSHSLPIAKSSKAGQSNHSAQIQTQPQANPLKAQAPSKHRLSSERSLSIENPPSVKDSEESVTVKPARVYTITEVGMTLGHGSEESLELEVIKVCKDDSLSQAQYFSSSYTDRRSSASGSHYRSSHHRSNHQNRGGPLSSSQSLQSSDSASNIRNWGLRKGSRDDSTTDCVACIRAPCQKQRSLDLDTSPRNRRKHLKKLERVYSEDRTSTDDRGDNSNSWFPKENMFSFQTATTTMQANFRKHLRMVGSRKTKVQTFADRRAKSFSRSWSDPTPVKPDSLHDSRDSGDLQTSSGTLNEGLDEDTDWEDEREIERVACEGDDFIPPKIILISSKVPKAEYVPNIIRRDDPSIIPILYDHEHATFDDILEEIKKKLTAYRKGCKIWNMLIFCQGGPGHLYLLKNKVATFAKVEKEEDMIQFWRQLGKLMSKLNSEPNLIHIMGCYVLGSANGEKLIQTLKRLMRPSSVQFKSPLELSAQGKEMIEMYFNFRLFRLWKSRQHSKMLDYDDLL; this is translated from the exons GGCAGCCAGAGCGTTTGGAGAATACTCATCAAATACAAATTCAGAGAACCGCAACAGAGAAG ATCATCTATTGTCTGACACCTTCCCTGGCCATAGCTGCGAGTCTCCAGACATCAGTCACTTGCACAACAACAATCTGCCACCACAAAGCCACTCTTTGCCCATAGCCAAATCAAGCAAGGCTGGGCAATCCAATCATAGTGCCCAGATACAAACCCAACCACAGGCTAACCCACTCAAAGCTCAGGCACCTTCTAAACATAGACTCTCTTCTGAGCGGAGCCTCTCCATAGAGAACCCACCAAGTGTCAAAGACTCAGAGGAGAGTGTGACAGTGAAGCCAGCTAGAGTATATACGATCACAGAGGTAGGGATGACTTTGGGCCACGGTAGTGAGGAAAGCCTGGAATTGGAGGTGATTAAGGTCTGCAAGGATGACTCACTTTCCCAAGCGCAATACTTCAGCTCGTCTTACACCGACCGGCGATCATCTGCAAGTGGCAGCCATTACCGTAGTAGCCATCACCGCAGTAACCACCAGAATCGAGGAGGCCCTTTGTCATCATCTCAGTCACTGCAGAGTTCTGACAGTGCCAGTAACATCCGAAACTGGGGCTTGAGGAAAGGTTCGAGAGATGACAGCACAACAGACTGTGTTGCCTGTATTCGTGCTCCATGTCAGAAGCAGCGCTCCTTGGACCTAGATACCTCACCACGGAATAGGAGGAAGCACCTTAAGAAATTGGAGAGGGTCTACAGTGAGGATAGAACATCTACTGATGACAGGG GAGACAATTCTAATAGCTGGTTTCCCAAAGAGAATATGTTCAGCTTTCAGACAGCAACTACCACCATGCAAGC AAACTTCCGCAAACACCTTAGGATGGTGGGAAGCCGAAAAACGAAGGTCCAGA CCTTTGCCGATCGCAGAGCCAAGAGTTTCAGCCGCTCGTGGAGTGACCCCACTCCTGTCAAGCCTGACTCACTGCATGACTCCAGAGACA GTGGTGATCTCCAGACCTCGTCAGGGACCCTCAACGAAGGCTTGGATGAGGATACCGACTGGGAGGATgaaagagagatagagagagtaGCCTGTGAAGGAGATGACTTCATCCCACCTAAAATCATC CTTATATCCTCCAAAGTTCCAAAGGCCGAATATGTTCCGAACATCATTCGTAGGGATGACCCTTCCATTATTCCGATTCTTTAT GACCACGAACATGCTACATTTGACGACATCCTTG AGGAGATCAAGAAGAAGCTGACTGCCTACAGAAAAGGCTGCAAAATTTGGAACATGCTCATTTTCTGCCAA GGAGGACCAGGTCATCTGTATCTACTGAAGAATAAAGTGGCCACCTTCGCCAAAGTGGAAAAGGAGGAGGATATGATCCA GTTCTGGCGGCAGCTGGGCAAGCTGATGAGCAAGCTGAACTCTGAGCCCAACCTCATCCACATCATGGGCTGCTATGTGCTGGGGAGTGCAAATGGAGAAAAG CTAATTCAGACTTTGAAGAGGCTGATGAGACCCTCCTCTGTTCAATTCAAGTCCCCACTTGAACTGTCTGCTCAGG GTAAAGAGATGATTGAGATGTACTTCAACTTCCGCTTGTTTCGTCTGTGGAAAAGCCGCCAGCACTCGAAAATGCTGGACTACGACGACCTGCTGTGA
- the nsmfb gene encoding NMDA receptor synaptonuclear signaling and neuronal migration factor isoform X1: MVRAFSPGRVHFSMGTAASKRKNLRSDAISSVAAKVRAARAFGEYSSNTNSENRNREDHLLSDTFPGHSCESPDISHLHNNNLPPQSHSLPIAKSSKAGQSNHSAQIQTQPQANPLKAQAPSKHRLSSERSLSIENPPSVKDSEESVTVKPARVYTITEVGMTLGHGSEESLELEVIKVCKDDSLSQAQYFSSSYTDRRSSASGSHYRSSHHRSNHQNRGGPLSSSQSLQSSDSASNIRNWGLRKGSRDDSTTDCVACIRAPCQKQRSLDLDTSPRNRRKHLKKLERVYSEDRTSTDDRGDNSNSWFPKENMFSFQTATTTMQAAFRGIAEKKRRKREQDAATVMERNFRKHLRMVGSRKTKVQTFADRRAKSFSRSWSDPTPVKPDSLHDSRDSGDLQTSSGTLNEGLDEDTDWEDEREIERVACEGDDFIPPKIILISSKVPKAEYVPNIIRRDDPSIIPILYDHEHATFDDILEEIKKKLTAYRKGCKIWNMLIFCQGGPGHLYLLKNKVATFAKVEKEEDMIQFWRQLGKLMSKLNSEPNLIHIMGCYVLGSANGEKLIQTLKRLMRPSSVQFKSPLELSAQGKEMIEMYFNFRLFRLWKSRQHSKMLDYDDLL; this comes from the exons GGCAGCCAGAGCGTTTGGAGAATACTCATCAAATACAAATTCAGAGAACCGCAACAGAGAAG ATCATCTATTGTCTGACACCTTCCCTGGCCATAGCTGCGAGTCTCCAGACATCAGTCACTTGCACAACAACAATCTGCCACCACAAAGCCACTCTTTGCCCATAGCCAAATCAAGCAAGGCTGGGCAATCCAATCATAGTGCCCAGATACAAACCCAACCACAGGCTAACCCACTCAAAGCTCAGGCACCTTCTAAACATAGACTCTCTTCTGAGCGGAGCCTCTCCATAGAGAACCCACCAAGTGTCAAAGACTCAGAGGAGAGTGTGACAGTGAAGCCAGCTAGAGTATATACGATCACAGAGGTAGGGATGACTTTGGGCCACGGTAGTGAGGAAAGCCTGGAATTGGAGGTGATTAAGGTCTGCAAGGATGACTCACTTTCCCAAGCGCAATACTTCAGCTCGTCTTACACCGACCGGCGATCATCTGCAAGTGGCAGCCATTACCGTAGTAGCCATCACCGCAGTAACCACCAGAATCGAGGAGGCCCTTTGTCATCATCTCAGTCACTGCAGAGTTCTGACAGTGCCAGTAACATCCGAAACTGGGGCTTGAGGAAAGGTTCGAGAGATGACAGCACAACAGACTGTGTTGCCTGTATTCGTGCTCCATGTCAGAAGCAGCGCTCCTTGGACCTAGATACCTCACCACGGAATAGGAGGAAGCACCTTAAGAAATTGGAGAGGGTCTACAGTGAGGATAGAACATCTACTGATGACAGGG GAGACAATTCTAATAGCTGGTTTCCCAAAGAGAATATGTTCAGCTTTCAGACAGCAACTACCACCATGCAAGC GGCTTTCCGGGGCATTGCCGAGAAAAAGAGACGGAAAAGAGAACAGGATGCAGCCACCGTGATGGAGAG AAACTTCCGCAAACACCTTAGGATGGTGGGAAGCCGAAAAACGAAGGTCCAGA CCTTTGCCGATCGCAGAGCCAAGAGTTTCAGCCGCTCGTGGAGTGACCCCACTCCTGTCAAGCCTGACTCACTGCATGACTCCAGAGACA GTGGTGATCTCCAGACCTCGTCAGGGACCCTCAACGAAGGCTTGGATGAGGATACCGACTGGGAGGATgaaagagagatagagagagtaGCCTGTGAAGGAGATGACTTCATCCCACCTAAAATCATC CTTATATCCTCCAAAGTTCCAAAGGCCGAATATGTTCCGAACATCATTCGTAGGGATGACCCTTCCATTATTCCGATTCTTTAT GACCACGAACATGCTACATTTGACGACATCCTTG AGGAGATCAAGAAGAAGCTGACTGCCTACAGAAAAGGCTGCAAAATTTGGAACATGCTCATTTTCTGCCAA GGAGGACCAGGTCATCTGTATCTACTGAAGAATAAAGTGGCCACCTTCGCCAAAGTGGAAAAGGAGGAGGATATGATCCA GTTCTGGCGGCAGCTGGGCAAGCTGATGAGCAAGCTGAACTCTGAGCCCAACCTCATCCACATCATGGGCTGCTATGTGCTGGGGAGTGCAAATGGAGAAAAG CTAATTCAGACTTTGAAGAGGCTGATGAGACCCTCCTCTGTTCAATTCAAGTCCCCACTTGAACTGTCTGCTCAGG GTAAAGAGATGATTGAGATGTACTTCAACTTCCGCTTGTTTCGTCTGTGGAAAAGCCGCCAGCACTCGAAAATGCTGGACTACGACGACCTGCTGTGA